In Paenacidovorax monticola, the genomic window CCGCGCTGAACCCCGCACGCATCAGCTACCGCACGGGCGGCTACATCACCGTGGGCATAGCGATCGCGATGATGCCGTGGAAGATCCTCGAATCCACGCAGGGCTACATCTTCACCTGGCTCATCGGCTACTCGGCGCTGCTGGGGCCCGTGGCCGGCATCCTGATGGTGGACTACTACCTTGTGCGCCGCACGCGGCTTGACGTGCCCGCGCTGTACGAGGATCACGGACCCTACGCCTACGCCAACGGCTGGAACTGGGTGGCCGTGGCGGCCTTTGTGCTGGGCGTGGCGCCCAACGTGCCGGGCTTCCTCAACGCGGCCTTCCCCGCGAGCTTCCCGGGCGTGGGCGAGGTGTTCAAGCAGCTGTATGCCTATGCCTGGTTCATCGGCCTGGCCATCGCGGCCGTGGTCTACCGCGTGGGCATGGCGGGGCATGCGAGCGCGGTGCCGTCGGCCCTGCGCCGCGCGTGAGGCCCGGCGTTCCCTTCCGGCCGCCGCGTGCGGCCTCCACCGAACAAGGAGATCGATGATGAGTCCAGCCCTTCTGATCCGCGGCGGCACCGTGGTGAACGCCGACCGCGAGGAACGTGCCGACGTGCTTTGCGTGGACGGCCGGATTGCTGCCGTGGGGGCCCAGGCCGCCGCCCAGGCGCCAGCCGGCGCGCAGACGCTCGATGCGGGCGGCCAGTACGTGCTGCCCGGCGGCATCGACCCGCACACGCACATGCAGCTGCCCTTCATGGGGACGGTGACGGCGGACGATTTCTTCACCGGCACCGCGGCCGCGCTCGCTGGGGGTACCACGAGCATCATCGACTTCGTGATCCCCGATCCGCAGGAGCCGCTCATGGACGCCTACCGCAAGTGGCGCGGCTGGGCCGAGAAGTCGGCGTCGGACTACTCGTTCCACGTTGCCGTCACCTGGTGGAGCGAACAGGTGCGCGCCGACATGGGCACGCTGGTGCAGGACGAGGGCGTGAACAGCTTCAAGCACTTCATGGCCTACAAGAACGCCATCATGTGCGACGACGAAACGCTGGTGAACAGCTTCCGCCGGGCCCTGGAGCTGGGCGCCATGCCCACGGTGCACGCCGAGAACGGCGAACTGGTCTACCTGCTGCAGCAGGAAGTGGCGAAGATGGGCATCACCGGCCCCGAAGGCCACCCGCTCGCGCGCCCGCCCATGGTGGAGGCCGAGGCGGCGAACCGCGCCATCGCGATCGCCGACGTGCTCGGCGTGCCCATCTACGTGGTGCATGTGAGCTGCATGGAGGCGGCCGAGGCCATCGCCCGCGCCCGCGCGCGCGGCCAGCGCGTCTTCGGCGAGGTGCTGGCGGGCCATCTGCTGATCGACGACAGCGTCTACCGCGACCCCGACTATGCGCGTGCCGCAGCCTACGTGATGAGCCCGCCGTTCCGTCCCAAGGGCCACCAGGAGGCCCTGTGGCGTGGCCTGCAGTCGGGCCAGCTGCACACCACGGCCACCGACCATTGCAGCTTCTGCGCCGCCCAGAAGGCCATGGGGCGCGAGAACTTCGCCAAGATCCCCAACGGCACGGGCGGCGTGGAGGAGCGCATGGCCGTGATCTGGGACGCGGGCGTGAACACGGGGCGGCTCACGCCCAGCGAGTTCGTGGCCATCACCTCGGCCAATGCGGCCAAGCTCTTCAACATCTACCCGCGCAAGGGCTTCGTGGGCGTGGGGCGGATGCCGACCTGGTGCTCTGGGACCCCGAGGGCACGAAGACGCTGTCGGCACGCACCCAGCATTCCAAGGGCGACTTCAACATCTTCGAGGGCCGCAGCGTGCGCGGTATTCCGAGCCATACCGTCAGCCGCGGCCGCGTGGTCTACGCGGCGGGCGACCTGCGCGCCGAGCGGGGCGCGGGCCGGTATGTCAAGCGCCCGCCGTTCGGTCCGCAGTTTCAGGCGGCGCAAAAGCGCGCGCAGGACCTGGCCCCAGTGCCGTCGTGCGCGCATGAATTTCCAGGAGAACGACATGGACACCCGAGTCAAGACCGACATCAGCCAACTGCGCGTGAACGGCGAGCGCCTGTGGGATTCGCTCATGGAGCTTGCGCGGATCGGCGCCACGCCCAAGGGCGGCGTGTGCCGTCTCACGCTCACCGACCTCGACAAGCAGGGGCGCGACCTCGTCACTCGCTGGGCGCGCGAGGCCGGCATGAGCGTGACCGTGGACAAGATCGGCAACTGCTTCATGCGGCGCCCGGGCCGCAACAACCAATTGCCGCCCATCATGACGGGCAGCCACATCGACACCCAGCCCACGGGGGGCAAGTTCGATGGCAACTACGGCGTGCTGGCGGGCATCGAGGTGGTGCGGACGCTCAACGACCATGGCATCGAGACCGAGGCGCCGATCGAAGTCGCGTTCTGGACCAACGAGGAGGGCAGCCGCTTCGTGCCGGTGATGATGGGCTCGGGTGTGTTTGCCAAGGCCTTCACGCTGGAGCATGCCTATGCCGCCACCGACACCGAGGGCAAGACCGTGAAGGGCGAGCTCGAACGCATCGGCTACGTGGGCGATCAGGAGCCGGGCGACCACCCCATCGGCGCCTACTTCGAAACGCACATCGAGCAGGGCCCCGTGCTGGAAGACCACGGCAAGACCATCGGCGTGGTCACGGGCGTGCTGGGCATTCGCTGGTACGACTGCGTGGTCACGGGCATGGAGGCCCACGCGGGCCCCACGCCCATGGCCCTGCGCAAGGATGCGCTGCAGGTCGCCACGCGGCTGATGCAGGAAGTGGTGGCCTGCGCCCACCGCCATCCGCCGCACGGGCGCGGCACGGTGGGCATGGTGCAGGTGCACCCCAACAGCCGCAACGTGATCCCGGGCCAGGTCAAGTTCAGCATCGATCTGCGCAACGCCACGGATGACGAGTGCGAGCGCATGGACCGCGACATCCGCGCCGTGGCCGAGCGCCTCAGTGCCGAGACGGGACTGGCGATCCGCATCGACCTCGTGTCGAGCTACCCGGCCCAGCCCTTCCATGCCGACTGCGTGGATGCCGTGCAGCGCGCCGCGCAGCAGCTCGGCTATTCGCACATGCCGGCGGTGTCGGGCGCGGGGCACGACGCGGTCTACATGGCGCGCCTTGCGCCCGCAGGCATGGTGTTCATCCCGTGCAAGGACGGCATCAGCCACAACGAGATCGAGGATGCACAGCCAGAGCACATCACGGCGGGCTGCAACGTGCTGCTGCACGCGATGCTGGAGCGCGCGCTCGCCCGATGACGAGGGAGGGCGCGCAGCGCCTCAGGGGGGTGTCACTCCAGCTCAATCCATCGTGAGCTTCTGCCTGGTGACCACGTCCTTGTAGACGGCCAGTTCTTCCTGCATCTGCTTGGCGAAGGCCTCGGGCGTATCGGCCATGATGATGGAGCCGGTTTCCTCGATGCGCTTGCGGATGGCGGGGTCCTGCAGCACCTTGCGCGTGGCGGCGTTGATCTTGTCCACGATGTCCTTGGGCAGGCCCTTGGGGCCCACGAGGCCGTAGTAGGCCATGCGGTTCACGGGCTCCAGGCCCACTTCCTTGAAGGTGGGCACGTCGGGCAGTGCGGGCACGCGGTGCGGCGCGGCCACGACCAGGGCCGTGAGGCGCTTTTCCTTGATGAAGGGCAGGGCCGAGGGCAGGTTGTCGAAGATCAGCGGCACCTGGCCGGCCACGGCGTCGTTGAGCGCGGGGCCCGATCCGCGGTAGGGCACATGCACGATGTCGGTGTGGGTGGAGAGCTTGAACATCTCCATCATCAGGTGCGTGATGCTGCCGTTGCCGGGCGAGGCATAGGAGTACTTGCCGGGCTCTTTCTTCGCGGCCGCGAGGAAGCCCTTGTAGTCCTGGAAGGCGAGCTTGGGGTAGGCCGCGATCACGTTGGGCGTGGCGGCCATGTTGATGATGGGCGTGAAGTCGGCCGCGACGTTGTACGGAATCTTGGGGTTGATGGCCGGATTGGTGGCCGTGGTGGACACGGTGGCCACGCCCAGGTTGTAGCCATCGGGCACGGCGCGCGACGTCTCGGCCGCGCCGATGCTGCCGCCGCCGCCGCCCTTGTTCTCCACCACGACGGGCTGGCCCAGCTCGCGGCCCAGCGGGTCGGCCACGATGCGCGCGATCAGATCGGTGGTGCCGCCGGCCGCGAAGGGCACGAGCAGGCGGATGGGCTTGTGGGGGTAGCCGGACTGCGCGTGGACGGCGGTGGCGCAAACGGCCAGCACGCCCAGGGTCAGGACACTGCGACGGAACATGCTTTTATCTCCTGTTGTTGATGTGTGAAAGCAATGGGTTGCCAGGGGGCGAAAAAAGAAGGCGCCACGTGGGCGCACGGACGGCTACACGGCCTTGCGCTCGCGCAGGGCCGCGATGGCGCCGTTGTCCAGGCCCAGCCCGCGCAGCACCTCGTCAGTGTGCTGGCCCAGCGCTGGCGGTGCGTTGCGGTAGATCACGGGCGTGCCCGACAGGCGCATGGGGCTGGCCACGCCCGCCACGGTGGCGATGCCGTCGCCGGCATCGCGCGGGAGTTCCACGCGCAGGCCGCGTGCGCGCACCTGCGGGTCGTCGAAGGCCTGGGCCACGGTGTTGATGGGGCCGCAGGGCACGGCCTTGTCCTCCAGCAGCGCGATCCACGCGGCCGTGGTGCGCCCGCGCATCACGGGCTCCATGAGCGCGAGCAGGTCCGCGCGGTGCTGCACGCGCGCCGTGTTGGTGGCGAAGCGCGCATCCTGCGCCCAGCCGGGCTGCCCGATGGCCGCGCAGAAGCGCGCGAACTGCCCGTCGTTGCCAATGGCCAGCAGCACGTTGCCGTCGCTGGTGGCGAAGTCCTGGTAGGGCGCGAGGCTGGGGTGGATGTTGCCCGCGCGGCCCGGCGCCTGGCCCGTGGCGAGGTAGCCCGCGGCCTGGTTGGCGAGCACGGCCATGCCCACGT contains:
- a CDS encoding tripartite tricarboxylate transporter substrate binding protein BugE gives rise to the protein MFRRSVLTLGVLAVCATAVHAQSGYPHKPIRLLVPFAAGGTTDLIARIVADPLGRELGQPVVVENKGGGGGSIGAAETSRAVPDGYNLGVATVSTTATNPAINPKIPYNVAADFTPIINMAATPNVIAAYPKLAFQDYKGFLAAAKKEPGKYSYASPGNGSITHLMMEMFKLSTHTDIVHVPYRGSGPALNDAVAGQVPLIFDNLPSALPFIKEKRLTALVVAAPHRVPALPDVPTFKEVGLEPVNRMAYYGLVGPKGLPKDIVDKINAATRKVLQDPAIRKRIEETGSIIMADTPEAFAKQMQEELAVYKDVVTRQKLTMD
- a CDS encoding Zn-dependent hydrolase; the encoded protein is MDTRVKTDISQLRVNGERLWDSLMELARIGATPKGGVCRLTLTDLDKQGRDLVTRWAREAGMSVTVDKIGNCFMRRPGRNNQLPPIMTGSHIDTQPTGGKFDGNYGVLAGIEVVRTLNDHGIETEAPIEVAFWTNEEGSRFVPVMMGSGVFAKAFTLEHAYAATDTEGKTVKGELERIGYVGDQEPGDHPIGAYFETHIEQGPVLEDHGKTIGVVTGVLGIRWYDCVVTGMEAHAGPTPMALRKDALQVATRLMQEVVACAHRHPPHGRGTVGMVQVHPNSRNVIPGQVKFSIDLRNATDDECERMDRDIRAVAERLSAETGLAIRIDLVSSYPAQPFHADCVDAVQRAAQQLGYSHMPAVSGAGHDAVYMARLAPAGMVFIPCKDGISHNEIEDAQPEHITAGCNVLLHAMLERALAR